Proteins from a genomic interval of Brassica oleracea var. oleracea cultivar TO1000 unplaced genomic scaffold, BOL UnpScaffold04231, whole genome shotgun sequence:
- the LOC106321965 gene encoding uncharacterized protein LOC106321965 — protein sequence MKRTKTSAKKNTQEEGSSQREKQSPKKWDKSATTHYNDMKKVAVRATQLACPETMTKLRIKSDIEGLFQNMGLGQLCNLNEPTYPELVRQFIASAYVSHPDDSHQEGFLAFIVQK from the coding sequence ATGAAGCGCACAAAAACATCAGCAAAGAAGAACACACAAGAAGAGGGTTCGTCTCAGCGAGAGAAGCAAAGTCCAAAGAAGTGGGATAAGTCTGCTACCACCCACTACAACGacatgaagaaggtagccgtTCGGGCTACACAACTAGCATGTCCTGAGACGATGACAAAATTGAGAATCAAATCAGACATTGAAGGGctgttccagaacatgggtcTAGGCCAACTATGCAACCTCAACGAACCCACTTATCCGGAGTTGGTACGCCAGTTCATAGCATCCGCATACGTCAGCCATCCCGATGATAGCCACCAGGAAGGTTTTCTGGCATTCATAGTGCAGAAA